A window of Sinimarinibacterium sp. NLF-5-8 genomic DNA:
CATGCTCGCGTTCAAACAGATTCAAATCGCTCATGTGGTCAACCTCCGGGGTTTATTCTGGCAGCTTGACCCGCGGCGCCGATGCAAACCGCAGCGCATCCTGAGCCATTTGTTCGAGAGCGATGTTCATCGTCCCCACCGTTCTCTGTGCCCGGTGGGAAATCCCTGCACTTTAAACTGCTGTCAAAAGTGGGGGGATTATCGACCGATGTTGTTGACCATCAGGACACGGGATCACGATAGGAGTCAGCCATAAATAGCGGATAGCGATTTTTATCTATGTAATCGTACGGGATGCAACAGCTAACGCCTTAATTAAGCTGCGCCGCGAAGCGGCGTCGGCTTGAATGAATTGTTAGCTGCTACTCGTAGTGTGTCCACATGCGTAGCACTTTGACAACGTGCTCCGATTGCAGCACCTCATAGACGAGTCGATGTTGAATATTGATGCGTCTGGAGTAGGCACCAGCTAAATCACCCACAAGCTTTTCGTAAGGTGGCGGATTCTTGAAGGGATTGTCTGTGACGATGTTGAGTAGTGTCTGAGCCTTGTCCTTGAGTCCCGAAGAAGCAAGGTTGCGTGCGTCTTTCTGAGCCTGCTTGGTGAAGACGATACGCCAAATCACCAGTCAAGCTCTGTTGTGCACGAATCAATAGGCTCAGCCATCCCAGCCTTGATGGAGTCACGCATGCCGGGAACAGAGAGCAAGAAGAGTGTCTCTTGAATGGCAGTCCAATCCTCCTCTGCGACCAGCACGGCATTGCTACGCTTGCCAGAGATAAGGATCGGGCGATGTGACTGCGCCGTCTGATCCATAAGGCGATACAGATTAGCGCGAGCTTCGCTTGCGGTGAGCGTGGTCATAGCGGCGTTCCGAAGTGCTAGGAATAGTCAGCGTACGTCATGTCGTACGTTGACGCAAGTGCCGCTTGTGGCAGCTAACGTCCAAACTCAGCCGACGTGACGCGAAGCGGCACGGTCGGCTGGAGTGCCTTGTTGGGCTGCACTCTGCCCGAGATACTTCTTGAAATACCCGGCTTTAGTGGAAGACCACAACCAGCAAGCGACACAGCAACGGCGAAGATTCCAAAAAAGCGCACGATAGCTCTCATTAGCGGCCTAACGCCTGAATTAAGCCGCGACGCGAAGCGGCGTCGGCTTGAATGAATTGTTAGGGCTCAACGCGAAGTTGCTTGCCGCCGAACCAGACAATCCTTGTCTCTGCTTCACCCTCGGAATAGTGGGCGTGTCCTGAATTTTGTGTAAACGGACCTTTGGCAGGAAACTGCCGACTTGTCCGGAGACACGATGAGCACCAAGAAACATGACGTACCTGACGCCCTGTTGACCAGCCTGCTGGCCGACTACCAGAAACCCGAAGACCTGACCGGCGAGAACGGCCTCCTGAAGCGGCTGACCAAGTTGCTGGTCGAGAAGGCGCTCGATGCCGAAATGGCCCAGCATCTCGGCCACGCCAAGCACGAGCCGGTCGCGAATCCCGCCGGAAACACCCGCAACGGCCGTAGCAAGAAGACCCTCAAGGGCGAATTCGGCGAGTTGCCCATCGAAGTCCCGCGCGACCGCCACGACACCTTCGAGCCGCTGCTTATCCCCAAGCACCAGACCCGCTGGACCGGCTTCGACGACAAGGTCATCTCGCTCTACGCCCGCGGCATGACCGTCCGCGAGATCCAAAGCCACCTGGAGGAGATGTACGGCACCGAAGTTTCGCCCAGCCTGATCTCCTCGATCACCGACGCGGTGGCCGACGAGGTGAAGGCCTGGCAAGCGCGCCCCCTCGATCCGGTCTACCCGATCGTCTATCTCGACTGCATCCGCGTCAAGGTGCGCGAAGGCGCGGTGCGGGTGAAGGCGGTCTATCTCGCCATCGGCGTCACGCTGGCCGGCGAGAAGGAGGTGCTCGGCATGTGGCTCGCCCAGACCGAGGGTGCCAAGTTCTGGCTGCAGGTCGTCACCGAACTTCGGAACCGGGGCGTGCAGGACATCTTCATCGCCTGCGTCGACGGCCTGAAGGGTTTCCCCGAGGCGATCGAGGCCGTGTTCCCCAAGGCGGCGGTGCAGCTGTGCATCGTGCACATGGTGCGGCACAGCCTGAACTACGTGTCGTGGAAGCGGCGCCCCGAAGTCGCGGCCGACCTGAAGCGCATCTACCAGTCCGTCACCGCCGACGAAGCCGAGCAGCGGCTGGGGGAATTCGAGGCGAAGTGGGATGCCGAGTATCTGCCGATCGGCCAGTCCTGGCGCCGGAACTGGGCCAGGTTGATCCCGTTCTTCGACTACCCGCCGGAGATCAGGAAGGTGATCTACACGACCAATGCCATCGAGTCGGTGAACATGAGCCTGAGGAAACTGACCAAGAACCGCGCCTCGTTCCCGAGCGACGAGGCGCTGATCAAGCTGTTCTATCTGGCGCTGAGGAACATCAGCCAGAAATGGACCATGCCGATCCGGGATTGGAAGGCTGCGCTGACTCGATTTACCATCCAGTTCGAGGAGCGGCTTCCTCAGCTGTGAATGAAACGCCGTTTACACAAAAATTCGGACAGGCCCAGTTTTCTTCGAGCCGCGATTCTCCCAATAAGGTCTATCCGTTGCCTCTTGCACTTCTTCATCATCGTCGACCAGCCCAAGCGTCATTTGATCAAGTACCGTGGTGAAAATAAGGCCGACCTTATCATTGAAGCGCAGCGCGCTCATTTGTATTGCAACAAGTGGAATCATGCCGTTAAAAAGGCTGATCACGTTAAGAAATCGACTTGTTATATTCTCCGCAACAATTACTGCCGTATGGTCATATTGCGGGTATCGCTTTCGCTCTAAATCCCAATATTCAATGGTACGAATGATGTGACTCTCATCCGTTGCACCAAGCTGCACTTCAACTTCGTAACGTCTGCTTCCATCTGCGTCTTGCAACAGAAGATCTAATCGCCCCGCACGTGGCTGAATCCGCTCCTTATCCTTGAGAATAACGTCGCCAAGGCCGAGCATAGCTGGATTTTCGGCAATGCGATCTTGAACCCAGCGTTCGTCCAGTTGGGCATGCGATTTGATCGAAAATTGCTCGAAATCTACAAATTCTGGCATGAACATTCCTTGCAGGTATAACGCATGAATTAAGCCGTGTGCCGTAGGCACATCGGCTTGAATGACTTGTTGGGCCTCAACGCCCGGAGAACAGACATGCAAGCAACGGAACTGTACGAAATGCGAGACAGGGCGCGCCGCCTGCTTGGTGAGAAATACAAGCCGCACATGGCAGAGCTTGGCAGGATTCTGAATGACACCGCACGGCAGGCCGGGAAATCTGAAATTGCCGTTGCGATGGAAGTGGTCAAGAAGCGCAACCTCATTGGCATGGACCTGATGATGGTGATGGCCGCAGCGGTTGAGCTTACTGAACCGTCACCATGAGGCCCAACGCCGGAGCTCACCGGCGGTCTTGACGGCGCGAAGCGGCGGCAAGACCGTCCGGTGGAGCGCCTTGTTGGGCGCGCTCGCGCTCCAATGCCTCAATTTGCTGCAACACCGCCAGAAACTTGTTGCCGAGATCCGTGAACCCATACTCGACATGCGGCGGAACCTCTGGGAACTCCGTTTTTTCAAGAACGCCGTGTGCAACAAGCTTTCTCAGACGCTCGTTGAGCACCTTGGTTGAAAGGCCGGGAATGGCCCGCTCAATCTGCCCCGGGCGGATAGTGCCGGCGTGAATAGCACGCAAAATGCTCCAAGACCACTTGCAGCCCAAAACGTCCTCCAGTAGCGCAGTGATGCGCGTAGGGTGCACGGGAACCGTTTTGTTAGGGGGAACCATTTTGTGCCTTCTTTTCAGATAGTTACCAATGTGAAGAATAGTGCGTGTGACGCTCGGTCACAACCACAACCGTAAGGAGTTGCACCATGACGAAGAAGGCAGTTTTTTACCACGCAGGTTGTTCTGTGTGCGTCGAAGCGGAGCAGAACGTGGCGCACGCGCTTGACCGCTCGCGCTACAACCTTGAGATCGTGCATCTGGGTCAGCAGAAGGGCCGGCTGAAGGAGGCCGAAGCTGCCGGGGTGAAGTCCGTGCCGGCACTCGTGCTTGATGGGCTGCCGTTTCATATCAACTTCGGGGCCGGACTCGACGCACTGAAGTAGGTTGCCGTTGCACGGCCCCGCTCGCTCAGTGCGCGTGGGGCCGTTTTCTTTTACGCCCAACTAGAATTAGACCGCCCACCGGCCAGCCAA
This region includes:
- a CDS encoding IS256 family transposase; translated protein: MSTKKHDVPDALLTSLLADYQKPEDLTGENGLLKRLTKLLVEKALDAEMAQHLGHAKHEPVANPAGNTRNGRSKKTLKGEFGELPIEVPRDRHDTFEPLLIPKHQTRWTGFDDKVISLYARGMTVREIQSHLEEMYGTEVSPSLISSITDAVADEVKAWQARPLDPVYPIVYLDCIRVKVREGAVRVKAVYLAIGVTLAGEKEVLGMWLAQTEGAKFWLQVVTELRNRGVQDIFIACVDGLKGFPEAIEAVFPKAAVQLCIVHMVRHSLNYVSWKRRPEVAADLKRIYQSVTADEAEQRLGEFEAKWDAEYLPIGQSWRRNWARLIPFFDYPPEIRKVIYTTNAIESVNMSLRKLTKNRASFPSDEALIKLFYLALRNISQKWTMPIRDWKAALTRFTIQFEERLPQL
- a CDS encoding thioredoxin family protein encodes the protein MTKKAVFYHAGCSVCVEAEQNVAHALDRSRYNLEIVHLGQQKGRLKEAEAAGVKSVPALVLDGLPFHINFGAGLDALK
- a CDS encoding type II toxin-antitoxin system Phd/YefM family antitoxin, yielding MTTLTASEARANLYRLMDQTAQSHRPILISGKRSNAVLVAEEDWTAIQETLFLLSVPGMRDSIKAGMAEPIDSCTTELDW
- a CDS encoding helix-turn-helix domain-containing protein, which encodes MVPPNKTVPVHPTRITALLEDVLGCKWSWSILRAIHAGTIRPGQIERAIPGLSTKVLNERLRKLVAHGVLEKTEFPEVPPHVEYGFTDLGNKFLAVLQQIEALERERAQQGAPPDGLAAASRRQDRR
- a CDS encoding Txe/YoeB family addiction module toxin, which codes for MIWRIVFTKQAQKDARNLASSGLKDKAQTLLNIVTDNPFKNPPPYEKLVGDLAGAYSRRINIQHRLVYEVLQSEHVVKVLRMWTHYE